CCCGCGGCGCAGCCCATGCCGGCGCCGACGCGATTGGCTTGAATTTCTACCCCGGCAGCCGCCGCTACCTGCCGCCGGCAGCCGCAAAGGAAGTTGCCGCCGCGATTCCGCAGGGCGTGCGCAAGGTCGGCGTGTTCGTGAACGCCGAGCCGGATTTTGTGTGCCGTGAAGCCGACCGCTTGCGGCTCGACTTGATCCAACTCGCCGGCGACGAGACGCCGGAGTATTTGTCCAAGCTCGGCGGGCGGCCGGTGATGCAAGCATTTCGGCCTCGACTGGATCACGCCGATGCACTTCGGACGATCGTTCGTTTCGTCGAAGCGGCGGCGCGACTCACTTGCGCGCCGAAGCTCACGCTGATCGACGCACATCGGCCGGGCGAATATGGTGGGACGGGCGAGGCCGTTAATTGGACTTTACTGTCGCGGTTGTGGAACGAGCTTGACGGTGCCGCGCCCCGTCTCGTGCTAGCGGGCGGACTGTCGCCCGAGAATGTCGCCGACGCAATCGCGGCCGTTCGCCCCGCGGCGGTCGATGTCGCCAGCGGAGTCGAATCGTCGCCCGGCGTGAAAGACTCGGAACAGGTGCGTCGCTTCGTCGCCGCCGCGAACGCCGCATTTCGCATCAATGAATCACGCGTTAGCCCGCAGCGCTAGCAAGGGAGTCGGACTGATTGCGCCCCATGCCGGCCGACGCGGCCCAAAAAACCCACGCGGAGAATCGCATCCTTCCTTGCTTGCGCTGCGGGCTTACGAGCGCGCCCCACTAGCCGCCAACCGCCGCTGCTTCCTATAATCGCCAGTCGTTCAATCCCTTCCGATCGAGGAGAGCCCTGTGTCGCAGGTCGAAACCAAGCTGCCGTACAAAGTCGCCGATATGTCGCTGGCCGGTTGGGGCCGCAAGGAAATCATGCTGGCGGAAAACGAAATGCCGGGCCTGATGGCCTTGCGCTCGAAGCACGGCGCCACGAAGCCACTCACCGGCGCCCGCATCGCCGGCTGCCTGCATATGACCATTCAAACCGCCGTGCTGATCGAAACGCTCACCGAGCTCGGCGCGCAAGTGACCTGGAGCAGTTGCAATATCTTCTCGACGCAAGACCATGCCGCCGCGGCCGTGGCCGAAACCGGCGTACCCGTCTACGCCTGGAAGGGCGAAACCACTGAGGAATTCGATTGGTGCATCGAGCAGACGCTGCTCTTCCCCGACGGCCGGCCGCTGAACATGATCCTCGACGACGGCGGCGATCTGACGGCAATGGTCCATCAAAAATATCCCGAACTGCTCGCCGGCATTCGCGGCCTGTCGGAAGAAACGACCACGGGCGTGCATCGGCTCTATCAAATGCATGCCCGCGGTGATTTGAAGGTTCCGGCGATCAACGTCAACGATTCGGTCACGAAGAGCAAGTTCGACAATCTCTACGGCTGCCGCGAGTCGCTGGCCGACGGCATCAAACGGGCCACCGATATCATGGTGGCCGGCAAGGTGGTCGTGATCGCCGGCTACGGCGATGTCGGCAAGGGATGTGCCCACGCGATGCGATCGCTCGGCGCCCGCGTGATTATCACCGAGATCGATCCGATCATCGCTTTGCAAGCCGCGATGGAAGGATACGAAGTGACGACGATGGAAGACGCCGCGCCGCGCGGCAATATCTTCGTCACCGCGACCGGCTGCCGCGACGTAATCACCGGGCGGCATCTCTCGGTGATGCCCAACGACGCGATCGTGTGCAACATCGGCCATTTCGATCTCGAGATCGACGTGGCCTGGCTGAACGGCCAGAAGGGGATCAAGCGCGTCGAGATCAAGCCGCAGGTCGATCGCTACACCTTCGCCAACGGCCGTTCGATTCTGCTGCTCGCCGAGGGGCGGTTGGTGAACCTCGGCTGCGCGACCGGCCATCCGTCATTCGTGATGTCGAACAGTTTCACGAACCAGGTGCTGGCACAGCTTGCATTGTGGGTTGAAACGGATAAATTCCCGGTCGGCGTGCATGTGCTGCCCAAGAAGATGGACGAAGAAGTCGCCCGCCTGCACCTCGACAAGCTGGGCGTGAAGC
This genomic window from Pirellulales bacterium contains:
- the ahcY gene encoding adenosylhomocysteinase — encoded protein: MSQVETKLPYKVADMSLAGWGRKEIMLAENEMPGLMALRSKHGATKPLTGARIAGCLHMTIQTAVLIETLTELGAQVTWSSCNIFSTQDHAAAAVAETGVPVYAWKGETTEEFDWCIEQTLLFPDGRPLNMILDDGGDLTAMVHQKYPELLAGIRGLSEETTTGVHRLYQMHARGDLKVPAINVNDSVTKSKFDNLYGCRESLADGIKRATDIMVAGKVVVIAGYGDVGKGCAHAMRSLGARVIITEIDPIIALQAAMEGYEVTTMEDAAPRGNIFVTATGCRDVITGRHLSVMPNDAIVCNIGHFDLEIDVAWLNGQKGIKRVEIKPQVDRYTFANGRSILLLAEGRLVNLGCATGHPSFVMSNSFTNQVLAQLALWVETDKFPVGVHVLPKKMDEEVARLHLDKLGVKLTQLTKTQADYLGIPVEGPYKPDYYRY
- a CDS encoding phosphoribosylanthranilate isomerase yields the protein MFRIKICGVTTAADARGAAHAGADAIGLNFYPGSRRYLPPAAAKEVAAAIPQGVRKVGVFVNAEPDFVCREADRLRLDLIQLAGDETPEYLSKLGGRPVMQAFRPRLDHADALRTIVRFVEAAARLTCAPKLTLIDAHRPGEYGGTGEAVNWTLLSRLWNELDGAAPRLVLAGGLSPENVADAIAAVRPAAVDVASGVESSPGVKDSEQVRRFVAAANAAFRINESRVSPQR